The [Eubacterium] siraeum genome contains a region encoding:
- a CDS encoding ABC transporter permease subunit, translating into MKGKVIKNIITTVGLPVLFGALIFTLWQTKVLHALFKTDEIILPLPTRIGSIIGDNFTNMLPQIASTLIVALGGLVLGSILGYFIGVAGAVFKKWGMGGLTIVSAFNAIPLVALAPVINNWTRDLSGVVDIRSTVAKIITVTIFCTASMSVNAYRGLTEVKPFSEDLFASYGSSKLKMFFKLRLPNSLPYVFTALRVSVPSCIIGAVVCEYFAEQVIGVGRQIRENIVKGQFPTAWAYITIACVMGILMYIILLTVEAIVLKNRRAR; encoded by the coding sequence TTGAAAGGCAAGGTAATCAAAAACATCATAACAACAGTCGGCCTGCCCGTACTGTTCGGAGCATTGATATTCACACTGTGGCAGACAAAGGTTCTGCACGCACTGTTCAAAACGGATGAGATAATCCTTCCGCTCCCGACAAGAATAGGCTCAATCATAGGCGATAACTTTACAAATATGTTACCGCAGATAGCGTCAACTCTTATAGTGGCGCTCGGAGGACTTGTACTCGGCTCGATACTCGGTTACTTCATCGGCGTTGCCGGTGCGGTATTCAAGAAGTGGGGCATGGGTGGTCTGACCATAGTATCCGCATTCAACGCAATCCCGCTCGTAGCACTCGCTCCGGTTATCAACAACTGGACAAGGGATCTGTCGGGCGTGGTAGATATAAGAAGTACGGTGGCTAAGATAATCACCGTTACGATATTCTGCACAGCTTCAATGAGCGTAAACGCATACAGAGGTCTGACGGAGGTGAAACCGTTCTCGGAGGATCTGTTTGCATCATACGGTTCAAGCAAGCTGAAAATGTTCTTCAAGCTGAGGCTCCCGAACTCACTGCCCTATGTATTCACGGCTTTAAGAGTAAGCGTTCCGTCCTGTATAATCGGTGCGGTAGTATGCGAATACTTCGCAGAGCAGGTAATCGGTGTCGGCAGACAGATAAGAGAGAACATAGTCAAGGGTCAGTTCCCGACAGCGTGGGCATATATAACGATAGCCTGCGTAATGGGCATACTGATGTACATCATACTCCTCACAGTTGAGGCAATCGTGCTGAAAAACCGCCGTGCAAGATAA